Genomic segment of Burkholderiales bacterium:
TGTTGAATCCGCCGGTTCCGTCCGCGCCGGGGGCTGTCGGATTGATTAAATCAAAGGCTGTCCCCAGTCCGACGTAGAAGCCTTCATCGCGCGGACCGACGAAAGAGCGCAAGCCTCCCGAATTGGGCGCGGTATGAACCGCCATCTCGGCGAGGTTCTGGTATGCGAGGGTAGTGTCTCCTTGCACGGGAGTTCCTCCCCTTCCCACCGCAGCAAAATTGATTGACTTCGGTCCGGGACGATTGGGCGCGGTTCGCACGTTATTAAGCAGCACACGCCCGGTGCTCGTCGTGCCTCTACCGCGTTCCGTAAGCGTGTAGCTTTGCGGCTGGTTCAAATTAACATACTGCGAAGTCGGGTCAAGCGGATTCGGCGGCGGCAGAATCGTGTTCGTGGCGTAGAGATACGTGCCGGGGTCAACGATTCTAGTCGTGAACTTGAACTCGTATGTCAGATCCGCAAGTGCGTCGCCGTCCACGTCAATGAGGATCTCATAGTTGACGAAGTCGGAAAGCTTGTAGAAGTTCGGACCATTGGCCGGCTCTTGGAGCGGGACGAAATTACTGAGGATGGTCACGTAGTCGGAGCGTCCCGCTTCGGTGCTGACGAAGGCGTAAACATCGGTGTTGTCCGCCGCCGGGTCTTCCGAGATGAACGGAGCATCCCGGTGGCTTGAGGCATGGGCGGACGGTGCGACCATGACCCCCGTGATTGAACTGAGGGCGATGGCGAGCGTGGACAATCCTATTCGATTTTTCACGACTAACTCCTTTGGT
This window contains:
- a CDS encoding DUF4331 family protein; translation: MKNRIGLSTLAIALSSITGVMVAPSAHASSHRDAPFISEDPAADNTDVYAFVSTEAGRSDYVTILSNFVPLQEPANGPNFYKLSDFVNYEILIDVDGDALADLTYEFKFTTRIVDPGTYLYATNTILPPPNPLDPTSQYVNLNQPQSYTLTERGRGTTSTGRVLLNNVRTAPNRPGPKSINFAAVGRGGTPVQGDTTLAYQNLAEMAVHTAPNSGGLRSFVGPRDEGFYVGLGTAFDLINPTAPGADGTGGFN